AAATTTTAGTGGCCGCCACCTGGTAAAAATCCACCACCATTGATATCCAATACATGTCCTGTGATAAAGGAAGATGCATCAGAGGCAAGGAAAGCGATTCCATTGGCGATGTCTTCAGGAAGACCAGCACGTTTGAGTGGGATTGCTTGCACCATACCATGTCTGATGTTTTCAGGGATTGCTTCTGTCATTTCAGTGGCAATAAATCCTGGGGCAATCGCGTTACAACGAACCTTTCTCGATGCCATCTCTAAAGCCACAGCTTTAGTAAAACCAATCACACCTGCTTTGGATGCAGAGTAATTTGTTTGTCCAATGTTTCCGTTTTCACCAGAAATAGAAGAAAGGTTGATGATTGATCCACCATTTTCTTGTTTCATCATGACTTTGATCGCTGCTTGTGTACAAAGGTATGTTCCAGTAAGGTTTACTGCGATCACCGCATCCCACTGCTCTTTTTTCATTCTCATCAGGAGAGTGTCACGAGTGATCCCTGCGTTATTCACGAGGATGTCTACGGTTCCAAATTCTTTTTTTGCAGAATCAATTAGTTTTTGAGCATCTTCTTCAACAGAAACGTTTGCAACAACAGCGATTGCTTTGTAACCTTTGGATTTTAATTCTTCCGCAGTGGCATTCGTTGCTTCTGGGTTCATATCCGCTACAACGATGTTGGCTCCAAGAGAAGCAAGTTTCAAACAAGTTGCTTTTCCAATTCCTCTTGCTCCACCTGTTACGATGGCTGTTTTTCCTGTTAAACTAATCATTTGGTTTTTTCCTCTTCTTTTCTAATTCCTAAAATATTTTCTAAATGAAATGAATCTAAATGAATCCTTATGTATTTAAACCGAATCACTCAAAAGAGTTTTATATTCGCTAAGTCTTGTTCTAATCCGATCGTTGATTCCGTGTTTGGCGCACTCTGAGATAACACGAACTGCATTTTTCACAGCAAGTGCGTTAGAAGAACCATGACCTATCATACAAATCCCTTCTACACCAAGAAGAAGGGCACCGCCATATTCCGCATAGTCTAAACGTTTTTTTACAGCAGTAAAAGTTGATTTTAAAAGGAGTGCTCCGGTTTTTGCAAGGCTTGATTGTCTGATGGAATTCTTCAATACATTGAATATGGATTTGGCAAGTCCTTCTGTTGCTTTAAGAACAATGTTCCCAATGAAACCATCGCAGACAACAACATCTACTTCACGCCCGCCACCATAAAGATCGCGACCTTCTACGTTTCCCACAAAGTTGAACGGGATTTTTTTTAAGAGATCAAAGGTTTTGACAGAAACTGTATTTCCCTTTTTGTCTTCTTCCCCATTGGAAAGAATTCCTACTTTTGGATTTTGGATTCCAAAAAGTTCTCGGGCATAAATTTCACCCATAATCGCAAACTGAGCTAGATATTCAGGTTTACAATCAACATTCGCACCGGCGTCTAACAGAAGCACAGGTGGCCCTTCTTCCCTGGGAATATGAGCAGCAATTGGCGGTCGCAGAACACCTGGCAGGCGGCCAAGGTGTAACAATGCGGCGGCCATAGTAGCACCTGTGTTTCCCGGAGAAAACACACCGATACATTCTTTATCTGCCACTAAACGAACTGCTTTGACTACGGAAGAATCCTCCATAGCGCGGACTGCTATCGAAGGAGAATCATTCATACCGATGATTTCAGTAGAATGAATGACACGGATTTTCTCAGTGTCATAATCAAATTTTAACAGGATATCAAGTAACTCTTGTTCGTCGCCGACGAGCGAAACCGACAGTCCGAATTCTCGTACTGCCATCACTGCGCCCTCGACGATACCTTCAGGGCCGTAATCTCCGCTCATCGCGTCCACGGCGACCCACATAATGGTTAGTTATCTTCGGTCGTTTTTTTAACTTTTTGAGCGACTACGAGTTTTCCCTTATAAAAACCGCAATAAGGGCAAACACGGTGGGACAGAACAAATGAACCACAATTGGAACACGGGTTTAAGTTAGGCTTGCCTATCGCGTGATGGGCTCTTTTCGTTCTAACTTTCGATTTTGATTTACGTCTCTTTGGGACTGCCATGGCTATCCTCTATGGAATTATAACTGGTTTTTACTATGTTTTGGAAAACGAATGTGAAAACAATATTTTAATTTTCTAGGCTCTCGATAAGAGACCGTAATTCGGTGTGTTTGTGATAAAAAGCGGAGCGATTGCATACCAAACGGGCTGTACTGTATAAAATG
The sequence above is drawn from the Leptospira sp. WS4.C2 genome and encodes:
- the fabG gene encoding 3-oxoacyl-ACP reductase FabG, producing the protein MISLTGKTAIVTGGARGIGKATCLKLASLGANIVVADMNPEATNATAEELKSKGYKAIAVVANVSVEEDAQKLIDSAKKEFGTVDILVNNAGITRDTLLMRMKKEQWDAVIAVNLTGTYLCTQAAIKVMMKQENGGSIINLSSISGENGNIGQTNYSASKAGVIGFTKAVALEMASRKVRCNAIAPGFIATEMTEAIPENIRHGMVQAIPLKRAGLPEDIANGIAFLASDASSFITGHVLDINGGGFLPGGGH
- the rpmF gene encoding 50S ribosomal protein L32 is translated as MAVPKRRKSKSKVRTKRAHHAIGKPNLNPCSNCGSFVLSHRVCPYCGFYKGKLVVAQKVKKTTEDN
- the plsX gene encoding phosphate acyltransferase PlsX — protein: MWVAVDAMSGDYGPEGIVEGAVMAVREFGLSVSLVGDEQELLDILLKFDYDTEKIRVIHSTEIIGMNDSPSIAVRAMEDSSVVKAVRLVADKECIGVFSPGNTGATMAAALLHLGRLPGVLRPPIAAHIPREEGPPVLLLDAGANVDCKPEYLAQFAIMGEIYARELFGIQNPKVGILSNGEEDKKGNTVSVKTFDLLKKIPFNFVGNVEGRDLYGGGREVDVVVCDGFIGNIVLKATEGLAKSIFNVLKNSIRQSSLAKTGALLLKSTFTAVKKRLDYAEYGGALLLGVEGICMIGHGSSNALAVKNAVRVISECAKHGINDRIRTRLSEYKTLLSDSV